CGATTCGGAGCAAATCTGTGGTTCGGAAGAAAACGAGTCAACCAGCAGCGAAGAGTGCGGGGAAACGACGGTAACCACGACGACCGCTGCACCGACCACGTCAACGAAGACGGAAACCACGACTGTTcctacaacaacaaccacaacgaCTGAATCTACAACAACGACCACAAGCAAAACTAGTTCAACAACGGACAGTCCAACAACTGAAACTACTGCGTCCACTGAGCCTACAGCCACAA
This window of the Anopheles bellator unplaced genomic scaffold, idAnoBellAS_SP24_06.2 scaffold02662_ctg1, whole genome shotgun sequence genome carries:
- the LOC131214825 gene encoding uncharacterized protein LOC131214825, with protein sequence MMMVQRPLSLLVFEVNVIVLLMLDFGSTEAVPQVNHWHHPSAGHTHPMYQACLSDYPCEPSYLCDFYECDEDEADDSEQICGSEENESTSSEECGETTVTTTTAAPTTSTKTETTTVPTTTTTTTESTTTTTSKTSSTTDSPTTETTASTEPTATTTT